ataatatcttggcaaacccaagaaactccagatctttgTAGATGATGTAGGTCGAGGCCAGTCCTCGGTTGCCTCTATCTTTTttcggatccacttgaataccatctactgatacaacgtgacctaggtatgcaactgaactcaaccagaactcgcacttcgtAAACAtagcatacaactaactatctctcacagtctgaagaaccactctcagatgctgctcatgctcctcccgactaTAGGAATAAACCAAAATATCGTTAATGAAGACGATCACAAAagagtccaaataaggcttgaacactccgttcatcaaatccatgaaagttgttggggcattggtcaacccaaatgacataaccaagaactcataatgcccgtaccggatgcggaaagctgtcttagggacatcaaatgccctaatcctcaactgatggtagctagatctcaagtagATCTTAGAAAATACTtgggcaccctgaagctggtcgaacaaatcatcgataatcggcaatggatacttattcttgattgtaaccttgttcaattgccggtaatatatacacattctcattgattcatccttcttcttgacaaacaacgCCGCTGCACCCCATGGCAAGACACTGGGCTTTATGAAGcatttctcaagcaagtcttgcaactgctccttcaattctttcaactcaggcggggccatacgatacggcgggatagaaatgggctaagtgcctggAGCCAATTCAAtgcacaagtcaatatacctgtcgGGTGTCATACTCGGCAGGTCCGAAGGGAAAACCTCAGCAAACTCACAAACAGCAGgcatagaatccatagaaggaacctctatactagaatcacgaacatatgccaaataggtcaAACACCCATTCTTGACCCTACGCCGAGcattcatatatgagataacactacaggtagaatgactaggagtccctttccactcaAGACGAGGCAACCCTGGTAacgctaaggtcatagtctttgcgtgatagtccaagatagcgtggtaagttgataaccaatccatccccaatatgacatcaaaatctaccatattcAAAAGTAACAAACCTACTCGAGTCTTAAGACCCctaatcacaactacacaagaaAGATGAAcatgatctaccataatagaatcacccatcggtgtagacacataaataggagcactcaaagaatcactgtgataactgcatcagaagcctcgGCATCAAGTTTGACTGGAAGAGCAtcacatcggggctgggccccacaaCTCTAAACTACATCTCCGGGATAGCctgctgttggctggcctccacctctagcggcctgacctcaacctctaatacctctacatccacctctagttggctgagcgagccgtggaacactcggtgcatgaaccatggcacgagaatcCTGATGCTAAGAGCTTCTCGATACTCGAGGACAAAATCTAGCGATATGACCCGCAtttccacaagtataacaagccctcgactgctgaGAATGATGGCTCTGACGACCTCAATGACCACCACAAAAACTCTGGAgcagtggtgcactgataggagctggtggtgcactgtaggattgCTGATACGAATACTGCATATTAGAACCATAACCACCTAAAAcatcgtgagaaacctgaagtgctgactgaaaaggcctaggatgatggcctctaccaaaagaatctttGCCTTCAGATGAGGCACTACTAAATCTGCCCGAACGACGAGGCCTCTTTTCAGAGCCCTGACCACCACCTGTGAtaaaaccatctcaaccctccaggtcacattggccgcatcctgaaaggaAATCTCGATCCCCGTCTCCTTgtccatctgaagtcgaataggctgaataagtccctcagtGAACCTCCCCACTCTCTCTTTttgtgggaagtataagaagagcatgatggatcaaatcaataaacctggtctcatactgataTACAGTCACGGAACCCTGTTGGatatgctcaaactgcctccgataactctccctctgagtgatacgaagaaacttctccaaaaataactgagaaaactgatcctaagtcaaagctggtgacccagctagtctagccaaacaataatctctccaccaagccttggcggatccaaacaaaTGAAAAGAAGCAAAGTCGACCGCACT
This genomic stretch from Nicotiana sylvestris chromosome 9, ASM39365v2, whole genome shotgun sequence harbors:
- the LOC138877393 gene encoding uncharacterized protein; the encoded protein is MGDSIMVDHVHLSCVVVIRGLKTRVGLLLLNMVDFDVILGMDWLSTYHAILDYHAKTMTLALPGLPRLEWKGTPSHSTCSVISYMNARRRVKNGCLTYLAYVRDSSIEVPSMDSMPAVCEFAEVFPSDLPSMTPDRYIDLCIELAPGT